The Pigmentiphaga aceris DNA segment ACGGCGAATGCGCACGCGCTCAACGCGAAACGGAACGGCGCGGCAAAACGTGTTTGGCGCACAGTGCCGACCGGGGAGCCAGGATGCAAACGGGGGAAACTTGGCATGCGGCCACGACTATGCCGGAATTTTGTGCCGGTGCCCATCCCGATAACTGGGTCTTGAGTATCCAAAGTGCCGGTACCTACTCGATCGTGTACAGCCGCAGCGGCTGGCGATGGCCTCGCACCGAGTGCTCGCCCAGCAGGTTCAAACCATGCGCCGACACAGCAGCGGCCGTCCCCGGACCAACGATAACGGTATGACCCAGGCTGCGACTCAGCTCTTCATAACGACTGGCGAGCACCACTGAATCACCCAATGCGGTAAATGTGCGTCGCTGCACTGGCCCGAAATGCCCTACCAATACCGGCCCGGTTTCAATACCGACACCGACACGCAGGCCCTTTTCACCCCACGGCCCCGATGGGAAATCAGCCATTCTTCGCACCACATCGGAAGCCGCAGCCAGCGCACGCTGGGCGTGATGGGGATCGTCGTCGACCGCGTTCCACAAGGCCATCGCAGCATCTCCGATGTATTTATCGATCACCCCACCATGCGCATCGACGACTGCGCCAAGCTCGGTGAAAAAATGCTGCAGCAACTCGGCGATGTCCTCGGGAGCCAGGGTGTCGCTCATCGAGGCAAAACCACGAATATCGACGAACATTACCGTTACGTCGCGGCGCGTAGCGTCGATCTGGCTGTTTACTTGTTGACGTTGTGCCAGTTGGGCCACCATGCGAGCGGGTAAATAAGCGGAAAACTGCGCGAACAGGCCCCGGCCAGTTCGCGCGGCACGATACAACTCAAGGCTGCCGGCCAATGCAAAGGCAAACAGGCCGAAAAGCAATGTCTGGGTAGCGGGCAATAAAAAGCCTGGACTCATTCGCAGCAGCAGGCCAGCAGCGAAGCTGACAGGCAGAAAGAGCAGAAGCCACACCAGAGGGGCCATCATTCTATATAGAGGATGGGCAATGGCGCGATGCATTTGCCATAAAAGCAAAAACGCCCAGACCGCCAGCCAGAGGGCGATCAGCAACAACGCACCGCGCGGCGCATAGGAAAATGCACCGCTGCCATCCAGCAAAGCCGACAGGGTTTCCGCATGAGGCTCGATTCCCGCAGCAACGCTATGCAACGGCGTTGCGATCACGTCAGCCAGGCCAAATGCGGTCCCACCTACCAGCACCGCTGCCCCTTTCAACACATTGGAAGACACTGCGCGTTCCAATACATCGGCTGCAGGCACTGACGCCCAGGCATCACGTTGGTGGCGATAGGGCACGACCAGCGTGAAATCAGCCGCCAAGGGCAGTTCCAACAAGGGTTGGCCCTTGGCATCTTCTGCAGTCAATACATAAGCCGGAGCCAGCACGCCTTTCCCCGGTGCAATACGTAGCTGCGACGCGTCGGTCATGGACAGATATGCCGCCAAGGTCAGCGTGGGATAACAAGCCTCTTCCCGACAAATCAGCGCTTGAATACGGCGAACATTGCCATCACCGTCGATGACGGGATTGATATGCCCAAGGCGGGTTGGTACCAGCCCGGCATGATTGGTCAAATAGCCGCGCGCCTGTGGGGGATGCGCGGCACCATCCGGCCCGGCACCTTCCAATGGCCAATTAGGGGGGATCAACACGCCATTTGCGCGTGAATCTGCACTGGCAAACACCACAGCAGAAATCACGTTGGGGGAACGTAGTTGCGCTGCCAGCAAAGCGTCGTCGGTTTTGGACTCGGGAAATACCATGTCCAGCGCCATTACCGATACTTCGTGCGTCTGATTCAGGGTTTGCAACAGTGTGGCCATGACAGCCCGAGGCCAGGGCCAGGCACCGACACGACCCAGGCTGCCCTCGTCTACATCGACAATTGCCAAACGCCCTTCCGCACCATCACGCGCCAGCACACGCGTGTAGATATCGCTGATTTCCAGATCGAACCGCCGCGATGCATCAGGCCAAATCCAGCAAAATGCGAACGCCATCGCCAGCGCAGCAAAGACGCAAAGCACTTGGCCAAGCTGACGGGAGGTTCTCATAGGCCAGGATGTTACCAATAATTGCTAAAACAACCTGTGCTTGAGCGAGGCTACTGATGGCCTATCGTAGGGAGAATTTGTGAAGGCCTGGAGATGTGAAGTTCAAACGCGCGAACTTCGGACATGGCCTTCATTCTAATAAAGCCGAATGGCTGAGTTCCACAGCACCGGCTGAGCGGACAGACGAACGGCTGAAGTACAAAACAATAGATGAAACGACTCGACCACCGACCTTAGGTTTGTTGCATATCACGCGCAGCCAGCGGAGTCTCAATGGTCACGATGTCATTGCCAGCCCCATGCTTTTCCAGCGCATCCGGTCCCTCTTCCGCCAATTTGCGCAACAAATCCGGCTGCAACACGATGATCACCCGCCCTTCTTTCTTCAAAATGCCGCGTTTCTGCAGTGAATGAATTGCACGCGATACCGTCTCGCGACTGGTATTGATGTTGAAGGCCATCTGCTGCTGCGTGGGCAGGTTTTCGATGACGGTGTTGTCGGCATTTTGCGGATCGATGCCCGTACGCGCCATGCCCAGCAATTGCAGATACACCCGCTGCTGCGCATTGCTGATCGACAGCAAGGTCCGCTGATGCGACAACTGACGCACCACAGCTGCCAACCGGATCATGACCCGCT contains these protein-coding regions:
- a CDS encoding Crp/Fnr family transcriptional regulator; translated protein: MSTIPLFEGIESRILEEIAGIMQLRLFARRETVIAKGANSDSLAFLLEGSLQIVDFGEDGSEVGLHLVKPGDYFGELSLIDNQPRSATVVAVAPSTVGLLPRKAARQLFFGYPLVAERVMIRLAAVVRQLSHQRTLLSISNAQQRVYLQLLGMARTGIDPQNADNTVIENLPTQQQMAFNINTSRETVSRAIHSLQKRGILKKEGRVIIVLQPDLLRKLAEEGPDALEKHGAGNDIVTIETPLAARDMQQT
- a CDS encoding CHASE2 domain-containing protein yields the protein MRTSRQLGQVLCVFAALAMAFAFCWIWPDASRRFDLEISDIYTRVLARDGAEGRLAIVDVDEGSLGRVGAWPWPRAVMATLLQTLNQTHEVSVMALDMVFPESKTDDALLAAQLRSPNVISAVVFASADSRANGVLIPPNWPLEGAGPDGAAHPPQARGYLTNHAGLVPTRLGHINPVIDGDGNVRRIQALICREEACYPTLTLAAYLSMTDASQLRIAPGKGVLAPAYVLTAEDAKGQPLLELPLAADFTLVVPYRHQRDAWASVPAADVLERAVSSNVLKGAAVLVGGTAFGLADVIATPLHSVAAGIEPHAETLSALLDGSGAFSYAPRGALLLIALWLAVWAFLLLWQMHRAIAHPLYRMMAPLVWLLLFLPVSFAAGLLLRMSPGFLLPATQTLLFGLFAFALAGSLELYRAARTGRGLFAQFSAYLPARMVAQLAQRQQVNSQIDATRRDVTVMFVDIRGFASMSDTLAPEDIAELLQHFFTELGAVVDAHGGVIDKYIGDAAMALWNAVDDDPHHAQRALAAASDVVRRMADFPSGPWGEKGLRVGVGIETGPVLVGHFGPVQRRTFTALGDSVVLASRYEELSRSLGHTVIVGPGTAAAVSAHGLNLLGEHSVRGHRQPLRLYTIE